One Hyalangium gracile DNA segment encodes these proteins:
- a CDS encoding ATP-dependent helicase HrpB yields the protein MNKQGASKFDAALANKAQAAGGAEQVQSTQAAQAAQKAQATQKADQVRQVETVNKTEKAGLNKVNGANSESITARAAQPVDAKPETSKAGGMMSNVVTSLEKGQLNLEKLINAGINGKEFSNGELLSLQASMYKYTQELDLTSKVVEKATSGLKDVVKTQV from the coding sequence GTGAACAAGCAGGGAGCCTCGAAGTTCGACGCGGCTCTCGCTAACAAGGCCCAGGCGGCGGGCGGAGCCGAGCAGGTTCAGTCCACGCAGGCGGCCCAGGCCGCCCAGAAGGCCCAGGCCACGCAGAAGGCCGACCAGGTCCGCCAGGTCGAGACCGTCAACAAGACGGAGAAGGCCGGCCTGAACAAGGTCAACGGCGCCAACTCCGAGTCCATCACGGCGCGCGCCGCGCAGCCCGTGGACGCCAAGCCGGAGACGAGCAAGGCCGGCGGGATGATGTCCAACGTCGTCACCTCGCTGGAGAAGGGCCAGCTCAACCTGGAGAAGCTCATCAACGCCGGCATCAACGGCAAGGAGTTCTCCAACGGCGAGCTGCTGTCGCTCCAGGCCTCCATGTACAAGTACACCCAGGAGCTGGACCTGACGAGCAAGGTCGTCGAGAAGGCCACCAGCGGCCTCAAGGACGTCGTCAAGACCCAGGTGTAG
- a CDS encoding type III secretion protein: MTHRSSKLLIPLLALLFLAGCSIELQHGLTEEDANEIYVLLSKNGINATKLASGEGKDMMFTIVVSKSDAAQAAELLRSNSLPRPMEKGFNHFAKGSMVPTAAEERAMMLKAVAGEVSNALTKVDGVLESNVIVNIPETNDLTQPESKPMPSASVMIRYRPTLEGKPPLTEKDVQNFVASAVQELKPDKVTVLLTPALAPVAETNPENRLQDVFGLRMTAASASEFRVVVALVSIFVLGMIGLSAWVLMRGGGSAGRPARRQG; this comes from the coding sequence ATGACTCATCGATCGTCCAAGCTTCTCATTCCGCTCCTCGCGCTGCTTTTCCTTGCGGGCTGCTCCATCGAACTGCAGCACGGCCTGACGGAAGAGGACGCCAACGAAATCTACGTCCTGCTGAGCAAGAACGGCATCAACGCCACCAAGCTCGCATCGGGCGAAGGCAAGGACATGATGTTCACCATCGTGGTGTCCAAGTCGGACGCCGCGCAGGCCGCGGAGCTGCTGCGCAGCAACTCGCTGCCGCGCCCGATGGAGAAGGGCTTCAACCACTTCGCCAAGGGCAGCATGGTGCCCACCGCCGCCGAAGAGCGCGCGATGATGCTCAAGGCGGTGGCTGGCGAGGTCTCCAACGCCCTCACCAAGGTGGACGGCGTGCTGGAGTCCAACGTCATCGTCAACATCCCGGAGACCAATGATCTCACCCAGCCGGAGAGCAAGCCGATGCCCTCCGCCTCGGTGATGATCCGCTACCGGCCCACGCTCGAGGGCAAGCCGCCGCTGACGGAGAAGGACGTGCAGAACTTCGTCGCCTCGGCGGTGCAGGAACTCAAGCCGGACAAGGTGACGGTGCTGCTCACGCCGGCGCTGGCGCCCGTGGCGGAGACCAACCCCGAGAACCGGCTCCAGGACGTGTTCGGCCTGCGGATGACGGCGGCCAGCGCCAGCGAGTTCCGCGTCGTCGTCGCGCTGGTCTCCATCTTCGTGCTGGGCATGATTGGCCTGTCGGCCTGGGTGCTCATGCGCGGCGGCGGCTCGGCCGGACGGCCCGCGCGTCGGCAGGGCTGA
- a CDS encoding FliH/SctL family protein — protein sequence MAIGKVIKGDGSGEAAAANERPSLVQRPARAGVMNAEVFEARQSAQTIIEDANREKERILAEAQREREEVLAKAREQGRQEGLAQSTEVLLRAKMQAGEMLANNERDIIALAMKIAEKVIGRDVERQPELMIDMCATAIEQIRNARAMVLRVHPKTAQVLRARKPELMELIGRAVDLAIREDPEVSSVGCIVQTEFGTVDAQLPTQFEMLQNVLLPDPNKKKEGPA from the coding sequence ATGGCGATCGGCAAGGTGATCAAAGGTGATGGGTCGGGCGAGGCCGCCGCCGCGAACGAGCGGCCTTCCCTGGTGCAGCGCCCCGCTCGCGCGGGCGTGATGAACGCCGAGGTCTTCGAGGCCCGCCAGAGCGCCCAGACCATCATCGAGGATGCGAACCGGGAGAAGGAGCGCATCCTCGCCGAGGCCCAGCGCGAGCGCGAGGAGGTGCTGGCCAAGGCGCGCGAGCAGGGCCGCCAGGAGGGGCTGGCGCAGTCCACCGAGGTGCTGCTGCGCGCCAAGATGCAGGCCGGGGAGATGCTGGCCAACAACGAGAGGGACATCATCGCCCTGGCCATGAAGATCGCCGAGAAGGTCATCGGCCGCGACGTGGAGCGTCAGCCGGAGCTGATGATCGACATGTGCGCCACGGCCATCGAGCAGATCCGCAACGCGCGCGCCATGGTGCTCAGGGTGCACCCCAAGACGGCGCAGGTGCTGCGCGCTCGCAAGCCGGAGCTGATGGAGCTCATCGGCCGCGCGGTGGACCTCGCCATCCGCGAGGACCCCGAGGTGTCGTCGGTGGGCTGCATCGTCCAGACGGAGTTCGGCACCGTGGACGCGCAGCTGCCCACGCAGTTCGAGATGCTGCAGAACGTCCTGCTGCCCGACCCCAACAAGAAGAAGGAAGGACCGGCGTAG